Genomic segment of Kibdelosporangium phytohabitans:
GGAAGAGTACGGCGTCGAGTACGTCGCCGAGCGGTACGTACGGGCAGGTAAGATCATCACCGCTGCCGGTGTGTCGGCGGGACAGGACATGGCTCTGTACCTGGCCGCGCTCATGGCCGGTGAGCAGACTGCGAAGGCGTTGCAGTTGGCGGTCGAATACGACCCGCGACCACCGTACGACACGGGAAGTCCCGGCAAGGCCGGGCCCGAGTTGCGGGAACTCGCACTGAGACTCCTCGCCGACTCGCAGATCTAGCGCGCGAACGCTTGGCCCTCCGCCGGGGTTTAGGGTTCCGGTCCGGCTGGGATCGATGCCACAAACCGGCGCCGGGAGGTCATGCCGGCCGGGTGACCGGCAAGTATGGGTATGGCTCTGAACGCACCGGCAATGAACCTCGCATGGCGGGCGATGACCGTCGACGAGCGCGGCCAGTTCGACAAGGACGGATACCTGATCATCCGTGGCGCGCTTTCGCCGGAGGAGGTGGACTTCTACCGTTCCGCCATCGAACGGGTGTACGTGCGGCACACTCCCGGTGAGGCGATGCACCTGCTCAGCGCGGTTCGCAACTGTCCCGACCTCGTCGGGCTGCTCGACCACCCTGCGGTCTTCGGGTACGTGTGGTCGACGCTCGGCTGGAACGCGCACGTCCACCACTCGCACATCGACGTGCACCCGCGTGTGGCCGAACGGGAACCGTCCTGGTGGCACTGGCACCAGGACGGCGGCAGGCAGAACCGGGAACTGGAAACGGATCCGCGTCCCAGGTTGTCGGTCAAGCTCGCCTACTGGTTCTCCGACCTGGCCGAGCCGGGACGCGGCAACTTGACGATCGTCCCGGGCAGCCACAAGACGAACTGGCTGCCCGGACCGCCGCGCCGCGACCTCGAATGGCCGCAGCCGCCCGGGGCCGTCGAGGTCACCGTGAACCCGGGCGACGTGCTGTTCTTCGACCGCAGGATCTGGCACGCCCGGTCGGACAACTACTCCGACATCACCCGCAAGGTCGCGTTCATCGGCTACACCTACCGGTGGATCACCATCCGCGACGAGGTCGCCGACCTGCCCGCACAACCGTGGTGGCACAACGCCAGCCCGGTCCAGCGGCAACTGCTCGGGCACGCGGGCGACGGGACCGGTGACCACGCGTGGGGTCATTTTCCCGACACCACACCGCTCTACGGCGAACTGGCCGGTCGGGGCCTCCTCGATTCGAGCATTCCCGCGCTGATCCCCTGACGAGGAGACGAACACCAGCCATGTGCGGACTGCTCACGTACATCAGCGCCACCGCGTCGGCGAACTCCGTGCTGAGCGGGATCTCCGGCGCGCTGACGACCCTGCACCACCGCGGCCCGGACGCGACCGGCATCAACGTCGTCGGCCACGACGTCGTGATGGGTTTCAAACGGCTGTCCATCATCGACGTCGAGAACAGCGACCAGCCGTTGGAGTACTCCGACGGACGGTACGCCATCACCTTCAACGGCGAGATCTACAACTACGTGGAGCTCCGCGAAGAACTGACCGCGCAAGGCGCGACGTTCCGCACCAAGGGCGACACCGAGGTGATCGTCGCCGCGTACCACCATTGGGGAACCGCCGCGGTGAAACGGTTGCGCGGCATGTTCGCCTTCGTCATCTGGGACCGGCTGGAGCGGGTCGCGTTCGGCGCGCGCGACCCGTTCGGCATCAAACCGTTGTTCCACCTGATGACCGGGCACGGCGTGTTCTTCGCCAGTGAGAAGAAAGCGCTGCTGCCGTTCTGCTCGTGGGGCGACGACACGCTCGACCACGCGAGCCTGTCGCACTACCTCACGCTCCAGTACGTGCCGGAACCGGCGACCCTGCACCGGCAGATCGGCCGGATCGGGTCGGGCGAGTCCTTCACCTACCGGCCGAACGGACCCGACAGCGGTATGGCCACCCGTCGCTACTGGCGCCCGGAGTTCCGGCCGATCCCGCAGGGCGACCCGGAGTTGTTGTACGGCCGCATTCGCGACGCGCTGCGGGAAAGCGTCCGGATCCACATGCGATCGGACGTGCCGGTCGGCGCGTTCCTGTCCAGCGGGATCGACTCGACCGCGGTGGTGGCGCTGGCCCGTGAGGTCAACCCGGACATCCTGACGTTCACCGCGTCACTGGAGGTCGACGGGTACTCCGAACTGCCCGTCGCCGAGGAAAGCGCGCGCCACCTGGGCGTGACGATGCACCCGGTCCCGGTCGACGCCCAGATGATGATGGACGCCTTGCCCAGGATCATCTGGCACCTGGACGAACCGGTGGCCGATCCCGCACTCGTGCCCTTGTACTACGTGGCACGCAAAGCACGGGAACACGTGACCGTGGCGTTGTCCGGCGAAGGATCGGACGAGTTCTTCGCGGGCTATCGCGTCTACCGGGAACCGTTGTCGCTCAAGCCGGTCACCGGCCTGCCGCCGGGTGTGCAGCGCGGCCTGCGTGCCGTGTCCAAGGCGATTCCGCGGGGCGTGAAAGGCAAGAGCTTCCTGGAACGCGGCACGACCCCGATCCAGCAGCGGTACTACGGCAACGCGCGGATGTACACCGAGCAGGAGAAGTCCGTGCTGCTCAAGCAGTATGACCCCAGCGTGAGCCACACCGACGTGACCGGGCCGGTCTACGCCGAGGCCGCGCACCTCGGCGACGTGGAGAAGATGCAGTACGTGGACCTCTATACGTGGCTGCGCGGTGACATCCTGGTGAAGGCCGACCGGATGTCCATGGCGAACTCGCTGGAGGTCCGGGTGCCGTTCCTGGACTACGCGGTGTTCGACGTGGCCTCGTGCGTCCCGGCCGAGCTCAAGCTGCCGCCCCGCTCGGCGGAGACGAAGTACGCGCTGCGACGGGCGTTGGAAGGCGTTGTGCCGCCGCAGATCGTCAACCGGGTGAAACTCGGCTTCCCCACGCCGATCAGGGTGTGGCTGCGCGGCGAGATGCACGAGTGGGCACTGCACGTCCTGGACTCGTCCAAAGCCGGGCACCTGATCGACATCGACTACGTCCGCCGTCTGCTCAACGAGCACAGGAAGGGCGCCGCCGACCACAGCCGCAAGATCTGGACCGTGCTCGTGTTCTGCCTGTGGTACGAGATCTTCGTGTCAGGCAGTCTCGATCCGCGACCGTGAGGATCTGCTCACGAGGTGGCGCCAAGGGTGCTGACCACCGACGTGGTGATCGTGCTCGCGCCGATCTCGGTGCCGGGTTCGATCGCCGGGTTGGACGGCTGCGGCCCGGCCAGCGTGCGCGTGCCGATGAACTCGCCGGTGACCATGTCGATGACCAGTTCCTGGCGTTCGCGCTGGTCGTCGAGGCCGAGCGCGACACCGCTGCGCCCGTCCACTGTGGTCCGCCGCTCGATCACCCTGACACCGGGGATCAGGGCGAGCGCGCGGTACCACTGGGCGCGCAACTGCGCGGTCATCAGGCCACGCGTGAGCGCGTCGATTCCGGCCTTGAACATCATCGACGGCTTCTGCGGACCGTACTGCGTGGCCAACGCGTCCAGTTGTTTGTTCAGCTGCACGGGATCCCGCGGCAGCGCGGCATAGAAATCGAATCGGTCCAGCGTGTCGCATTCGATGCCACCCGGGCCCGCGGGAGCACCGATGTTCTTGCACCTGCCGGTGCGCGTCTCGTCGGGCACCCGGGACGCGGCGATGCGCGCGCCCGCGTCGGCGGGCATGTCCGCCAGGTTCTTGGGTTCACCGATGCTCGTGCGGCGGATCTGCCGGATCCCGTTGGGGACTGCGGGGATCCAGCGCTCGATCAGCTCCTCCTGCAGGTACGGGTAGATGGTCTTCTTCTTGGTCCCGTCCGGGACGCCGTAGGTGATCCACCTGCGTTCGGCGACGTAGCGGTACTGGCCGGGCTCGATCGGTTTGTCCACCGCGCCGACGTCCGTGATGTCCGCGGCCTTGTTGAGCACTTCCGGCGCGGAGGCCAGCGGGAGTTCCTCGCCGGGAGACGGCGCGGTCCGGACGACCACGACCGCCGCGGCCAGTGCGATGGCACCGGCCGCAGCCGCCACCGGGATCGCCCACCGGCGCCTGGCCCGCCGCGGCCGGACGCCGTCGATCTCGTCCATCAGCCGCTGTCGCGCGTCGGCCAGGCCGGCGGGGGCGGCACGGGCATCGCGGTGCAACATCGCGAAGGCCTCGTCGAGTTCCTTCATCGGGCGGCGTCCTTCGCGGAGTTCGTGAGCAGGGTCTGCAGACGGGTGCGCAGGCGGTGCAGGCGGGACCGGACCGTGCTCGCCGGGATGCCCAGTGCGTCGGCCACCTCCGCCGGTTCGAGACCGGCCCACGAGGTCAGCAGCAGCACGTCCCTGTCCTGCTCGCTGAGCTTGGCCATGGCGGCCGAGAGGGTGCGCATGTGCGCGGCGGCGTCGACCCGGTCGGCCACCAGCGTGTCGTGGTTCTCCACGGTCGGTTCGGCCGCGCCTGCCTTCGCTGTCAGCCGGAAACCGCGTTCCTCCCGCCGGGCGTGGTTGCGCAGGAGGTTCGTGGCGATGCCGTACAGCCAGCTGCGCACGGTTGCCTGTTGCGGGTCGTACGTCGTGCGTCTTCGCAGCGCGATGAGGAAGGTCTCCGCGACGAGGTCGTCGGCCACGTCGGCGCCGACACGGCCGGCGAGGTAGCTCCGGATCGGCCGGGCGTGCTCGTCGAACAGCCACGCGAAGACCTCCTTCGGATCTCGCGTGACCAGGTCGGGCCGCTCAGCTCGCTCGCCGATGTGGATCACGATATGAGTTGTCGCGAACCCCCACCCGCATCACCTTCGCCCACCCGAGTGAGGCGCAGGTCACATCGTGAGGTGCCGGTCGGCTTCCGGGAGCCACACCTGCCCGGCGCGCGGTGGCTGGTAACCCCGGCGGACGTACTCGATCAGTTCCGGCAGCGCCGAGTGCGGCTTGCGCCGGTGCCACAGCAGCGAACACAGGTAGGACGGCACCGGCGGGTCGATCGGGACGCGGACCACGCGGGAGTGCCGGGGCAGCGCCACCAGCGCGCCGACCAGCCCGACCGTGGCCGGGAATTCGGCGAAACGGCCGACGAAATACTCCCAGCCGAAATCGGGACCGCCGGTGTCGATGTGCAGGCCGAATTCCTCGGCGACCCGGTCGTAGAATTCGGCCCATTCACTTCCCGGCTCGTTTCCCGGCATCCAGATCCGGGTGCCGGACAATTCCCGCATCGCCACACTCGATCGTTTCGCCAAGGGGTGCTCGACGTTCACGAGCACCTCGGAGGCCTCGAGGTACGCGGGGATGGCGGCGATCCCGTCCTGCTCGAGCGAGCCGACCACGCGCGCGAACGCCGCGTCCACCGTGCCAGCCTTGAGCGACTCCCTGGCTTCCCTGAGGCCGCGGGACGGCACGATCTCCAAGCCGATGTTCGTCGTGGCGTGGAACCGGCGAACGAGTTCGGTGGACGCGAGGCGCGTGTCGAGCACGTCCACTCGCAACGGCAAACGCTTGCCACGCAACATGTCCACCGTCTGGTCGGCCAGAGCCAGCAGCTTGCGCGCGTGCGGAAGGAATGCCGCGCCCTCCTTGGACGGCGTCGTGCCCGACCGCAGCCTCGACAGCAGGACCGTGCCGTACTCGGCCTCGAGCTTGGCGATCCGCCGTGACACCGCCTGCTGGGTGATGCCCAGCTCCGCCGCGGCCTCGCCGAAGTGCCCGAAGTCCGCGACGGCCACGAACGCCCGCACAGCGGCCAGGTCCAGATCGCTCACGGGCGCAACATTAGCCTGCCTTGGCAAGACAATTGTTGGTTGTCGCGGTGAGCGTGTCGTTTGTTTGCCCGCGCGGTGCCGTTTCGGCTCGAATACGCCGGTGTCCTCCTTCGTTCACCTGCACGTGCACACCGAATACTCGATGCTGGACGGCGCCGCGAAGATCGGGCCGCTTTTCGGCGAGGCCGCCCGGCTGGGGATGACCGCGGTGGGCATGACCGACCACGGGACCATGTCCGGTGCCGACGAGTTCTTCCAGGTCGCCACGAAGACCGGGATCAAGCCGATCATCGGGGTGGAGGCGTACCTCGCGCCCGGCAGCAGGCTGCACAAGAAGCCGGTGTTCTGGGGCCAAGGCGGTGACGTCGTCGGCGGCGATGTCTCCGGCGCCGGCGCCTACACCCACATGACGATGCTGGCGCGGGACGCCACCGGACTGCGCAACCTGTTCAAGCTGTCCTCGCTGGCCAGCGTGGAGGGCTACTACCGCAAGCCGCGGATGGACCGCGAACTGATCGCCGCGAACGCCGAGGGGATCATCGCGACCACCGGCTGCCCGTCCGGCGAGGTCCAGACCCGGCTGCGGCTCGGTCAACGCGACGAGGCACTGCGCGCGGCAGCCGACTACCGCGACATCTTCGGCCGGGACAACTTCTTCGTCGAACTGATGGACCACGGCCTGACCATCGAGAAAGTGGTCCGCGACGGCCTGCTGGAGATCGCGGCCAAGCTCGGCCTGCGCCCGGTGGCCACCAACGACTCGCACTACGTCACCAAGGACCAGGCCGACGCGCACGCCGCGCTGCTGTGCGTCCAGGCGGGCAAGACCCTCAACGACCCGACCAGGTTCAAGTTCGACGGCGACGGCTACTACCTGCAGTCCGCCGAGGAGATGCGCGCGTACTGGGACACCGAGGTTCCCGGCGCCGCCGACACCACGTTGCTGATCGCCGAACGGATCGAGTCGTACGCCGAGGTATGGGAACACCGCGACCGGATGCCGCTCTACGAGCCGCCCGCGGGGCACGACGTGCAGTCGTGGTTCCGCGCGGAGGTGATGCGCGGGCTCGGACGGCGGCTGCCGGGTGGCGTGCCCGGCGAGTACGTCCGCCGGGCCGAGTTCGAGATCGACGTCATCGTGCAGAAGGGATTCCCGGCGTACTTCCTGATCACCGCCGACCTGATGAACCACGCGCGGGAGGTCGGCATCCGCGTCGGCCCCGGCCGTGGCTCCGCGGCCGGATCGCTGGTGGCGTACGCGATGGGCATAACCAACCTCGACCCGATCGAGCACGGCCTGCTGTTCGAACGGTTCCTCAACCCGGAACGCGTGTCCATGCCCGACATCGACATGGACTTCGACGACCGCCGCCGCGGCGAGATGGTGCGGTACGCGACCGAGAAGTACGGCTCCGACCGGATCGCCCAGGTGATCACGTTCGGCAAGATCAAGACGAAGGCGGCGATCAAGGACGCCGCCCGCGTCCACTTCGGACAGGCCGGGTACGCCGTCGCCGACCGGATCTCCAAGGCGCTGCCGCCGCCGGTCGCCGCCAAGGACATCCCGCTGTCGGGCATCACCGACCCGAAGCACGAGCGCTACCCGGAGGCCGCCGAGGTCCGTGCGCTGATCGAGAGCGACGCGGACGTCTCGACGATCTTCGAAACCGCGCGCGGCCTGGAGGGACTGATCCGCAACGCGGGCGTGCACGCCTGCGCGGTGATCATGTCGTCCGAGCCGCTGATCGACGTGATCCCGTTGTGGCGCAGGGACGACGGCGCCATGATCACCAGCTGGGACTACCCGTCCTGCGAGGCCATCGGCCTGCTCAAGATGGACTTCCTCGGCCTGCGCAACCTCACGGTGATCGGTGACGCGATCGACAACATCGAGGCCAACCGCGGTGAGACCGTCGACCTCGACGGCCTCAGGACCGACGACGGGAAGACCTACGAGCTGCTCTCGCGAGGCGACAGCCTCGGCGTGTTCCAGCTCGACGGCGCCGCCATGCGCGACCTGCTGCGCCGGATGCGTCCCACCGGTTTCGAGGACATCGTGGCCGTGAACGCGTTGTACCGGCCGGGACCGATGGCGATGAACACGCACAACAACTACGCCGACCGCAAGAACGGCAGGCAGGCGGTCGAGCCGATCCACCCAGAACTGGCCGAGCCGCTGCGCGACATCCTCGCCGAGACCCATGGCCTGGTGGTGTATCAGGAACAGATCATGCAGATCGCCCAGCGCGTCGCCGGTTTCTCGATGGGCCGCGCGGACGTGCTGCGCCGCGCGATGGGCAAGAAGAAGAAGGAAGTGCTGGAGAAGGAGTTCGAGGGCTTCCGGGAAGGCATGCGCGCCAACGGTTTCTCCGACGCTGCCGTGCAGGCGCTGTGGGACACCATCCTGCCGTTCGCCGGGTACGCGTTCAACAAGTCGCACGCCGCCGGATACGCGCTGGTCGGCTACTGGACCGCGTACCTCAAGGCCAACTACCCGGCGGAATACATGGCGGCGCTGCTGACCTCGGTGTCGGACAACAAGGACAAATCCGCTGTCTACCTGTCCGAATGCCGTCAGCTCGGGATCAAGGTCATGCCACCGGACGTCAACGAGTCCGCCCACCGGTTCGCCGCGGTCGGCGACGACATCCGCTTCGGCCTCGGCGCGGTCCGCAACGTCGGCGCCAACGTCGTCGACTCGATCACCGAGACCCGCGCGGTCAAGGGCAAGTACAGCTCGTTCAGCGACTTCGTCGAGAAGTCGGAACTGGTGTGCTGCAACAAGCGCGTCCTGGAGTCCCTGATCAAGGCCGGGGCGTTCGACTCGTTCGAGCATCCCCGCAAGGCGCTGTTCGACGTGCACGAGGAAGCCGTCGACGCCGTCGTGGGGCTCAAACGGCGCCAGGCGATGGGCCAGTTCGACCTGTTCGGGTCCACACAGGACGAAAGTGACTCGTCACCGTTGGCGCACTTGCGGTTCACCGATGACGAATGGCCGCGCAAACAGCTGCTCGGGCTGGAACGGGAGATGCTGGGGCTGTACGTCTCGGCGCACCCGCTCGACGGCGCCGACCACGTCCTGCGCAGACACGCGCCGAAACCGATCGCGGCGCTGCTGGCCAACCCGCCGCGTGAGGGCGAGGTCGTCATCGCCGGGATGATCTCCTCGCTGGAGCGCCGGGTCAACAAGAAGGGCGAGAGCTGGGCGATCGCCGCGGTGGAGGACCTGGACGCCGCGATCGAGGTGCTGTTCTTCCCCAAGAGCTACAGCGTCCTGGCCGCCGACCTGCTCGAGGACGCGGTCGTGCTGGTCAAGGGCAGGGTGAACTGGCGGGAGGACAAGATGTCCGTCTTCGGATCCGACCTGGGCACACTGGACGTCAGCGTCACCGAGGAACCACCGCTGACGCTGGAGATGCACGCGACCGACGTGGACCGCGACGCGGTCGCCGAACTGCGCTCGACCTTACGCGCGCACAGCGGCACCACCCCGGTACGCATCGTCGTACGGCACGCGCGGCGGCGCACCACCCTCGCGGTCGACGACTACCCGGTGACCGTCAGCTCGGCGTTGCTGGGTGAGCTGCGATCCGTTCGGGGAGTGAAAGTGGTGGCAGCAGACTGAGAACCGTTTCCTCCGTGCCGTGGTCAGAATGTGGCGATCGGGTTCACCGGGCTGCCGGACGTACCGGCGAAGCGGACCGGCGCGACGGTGAGGTGGAAGTCCCACTGGCCGAGTTCGGCAGCCGTCCGCACGCACGCCTCCAGGTCGCAGTTGTCCAGCAGCCACAGGCCCATCGCGACGAGGCTCACGGCGTGAACCGGCATCAACACGTCGTCGTACCCCGACGGCTGAACGTCCTGAGGCGTGTCGGCGCCGATCAGCGCGACCTCCCGCGCATGCAGCCACGGCAGGCAGGACGCGTGCCAGCCGGCCTGCGTGAAACCGGCTGTCGCGCCGGTCTCGTGCCGGGCGCGGCCGAAGCCGGTCCGCAGGAGCACCGCGTCACCGGGGCCCACCCGCACGCCCTGACGGCGTTCGGCCTCCTCGAGGTCCTCGGGGAACACGCCCTGCCCCGGCTCCAGCCACGGCACATCGCGGACACTCGCGATGTCCAGCAGGACACCACGTGTGACGATCCCGTTCGCCGCCGCCGTGACCGCCGCCCACGCCGATCCTGTTGCGGCGTCGACCAAGTCGTGCGGTCGTCCGTTGTACATCTTGCCGTCCCAGTAGAGGTGGCACGGCGAGTCGATGTGGGTGATGGTGTTGCCGTGGAACGAGATACCGAGCCGCTCGGACGAAAAGCCCCAACGCCGGTCGTTGTGGAACGGCGGCGGCATGTTCCCGGCGCCCGGCATGTCGGCGGCGCACGGGCACGTCGTCGTCGACCGCTCCATCTCCTCCGGTACGGCGACTTCCCACGCGCACGACACGCTCTTGCCGTGGCGCACGGCACGCGCCGCCGCCAGCCGGGCGTCGTCGGTGATGTGGTTCAGAGTTCCGAGCTCGTCGTCGTCGCCCCACCGTCCCCAGTTCGACAACGTGCCGAAGTACCCGAACACTTCGTCCTGTGTGGGCAATGGCCGCCCTGCCGTCATCCCAGCATCTCCTTAGGTCAGGCGGTACGGTACGGCACCCCGGCGGTGCGCGCTCCAAGGTGGCCCGGTGAGTGGGAACGAGCGGATCGCCGGGTTCTGGCGCTGGTGGGCCGGACGGTCGGACCGGATCGCCGCCGCCATCGGCGCGGGAACCGTGCCGGAGTGCAGCGACGAGATCTCCGCGCAAGTGGACGCGTTGCACCAGGACCTGCAATGGGAGCTGGCGCCTGGCCGCCGCGCGCAGCACGCGCTGGTCGTCACAGCAGGCGGCAACCCCGAACTGCGACCACTGGCCGAACGCTGGTTCCGTACCGCGCCGCAGGGCGATCCCGTGTGGGAGTACCGCCCGGCGCGCGCCGCCGACCCGCAGGCGCTGCGGCACGACCTGGCGTCCGGGCCGCACACGCTCGGGCTGGACCAGACCGAACTGGCCATCGCGATCGACGAGGACCGCCAGCTGCTCGACGTGAGCGTGCACCACCCGCTGTTCACCGACATGCCGGAAGAACCGCGCAACCGCGTCTCGTACCTCGTCCTGGACTGGCTGCTGGGTGAGGACGGCGTGGAACGCTGGGTCGGCGCGATCGAGTCCGTCGTCGAACGGCCGGACGACGCACTGCCCGCCGAAGCGCTCCCGGAGATCGTCGACGGCCTGGCCGAGCGCAACCCCGACGGCAAGTGGGCGATGCTGGAGGGACGCGGCGAGGACGGGTCCGTGCTGCTGGTGACCGCCCGGCGACCGCTCAAGTGGATCGACTACCCGCTTTTCGACCAGCACATCGGCGTGACACTCGGGTACACCGAGCAGCACCCCGCCGGCCTGCCGTCACCGGAGGCGCTGACGTGGCTGCGTGAAGCCGAGGACGAGCTGACCGGCATCCTCGGCGACAGCGCGGTCCTCGCCGCCGTGGCCACCGTCAACGGCCAGCGGACGTTCCACCTGTACGCCGACAGCCAGGACCGGACCGCCCGCGACCGCGCGTCGAAATGGACAGAAGCGACGCACGGTGCGCGGGTCGAGGTCTACACCGATCCGGGCTGGCGGACCGTCAGCCGTTTCGCGTGAGCTTCTCGTAGCCGACGAGCCGGACGCAGGTCGCGACGCCGTCGATGGCCTGCTCCAGCTCGGCCATGTCCGGGAAGGTCGGCGCGATCCGGATGACGCTGTCGGCCGGGTCGTCCTTGTACGGGTGCGTCGAACCGGCCGGGGTCAGCGCGATCCCCGCCTCCTTGGCCTTGGCCACGACGTCCTTCGCGCAGCCGTCGGGCACGTTCAGCGTGACGAAGTAGCCGCCCTTGGGCTGCGACCAGGTCGCCAGGCCGTCGAGCTGCTTACCGAACACGCGTTGGACCACGTCGAACTTCGGCTGGATGATCTCGCGGTGCTTGCGCATGTGCGCGCGGACGCCGTCGGCGTCACGCAGGAACAGCACGTGCCGCAGGTGGTTGATCTTGTCCGGCCCGATCGAGCGCTTGCCGCTGTGGCCCAGCAGCCACTTCACGTTGGCCTCCGACGAGCCGAAGAACGCCACACCGGCCCCGGCGAGGGTGACCTTCGAGGTGGAGCCGAACACGAACACGCGGTCCGGGTTGCCGGCCTGCGCGCAGGCCGAGAGGATGTCGGCGACCTGGACTTCCTCGTCGGTCAGGTGGTGCACGGCGTACGCGTTGTCCCAGAAGATCCGGAAATCCGGGGCAGCGGTCGTCATGGCGGCGAGGCGGCGGACGGTCTCGTCGCTGTAGGTGGTGCCGTCCGGGTTGCTGTACTTCGGCACGCACCAGATGCCCTTGATCCCGGCGTCCTCGCTGACCAGGCGCTCGACCTCGGCCATGTCCGGGCCGTCGGCGGTCAGCGCGACGGGGATCATCTCGATGCCGAACCGCTGGCACAGGTCGAAGTGCCGGTCGTAGCCGGGAACCGGGCAGAGGAACGCGATCCGCTCCTCGTCGGCCCAGCGCCGCTCGGCGCCGGGCAGCACACCCAGCAGCGAGTGCACGACGCTGTCGTGCATCAACTCGAGGCTGGAGTTGCCCTGCGCGAGCAGTTGCGAGGCCGGGACCTGCAGCAACTCGGCGAAGATCGCCCGCAGTTCGGGCAGGCCCTGGCCGCCGCCGTAGTTGCGGCAGTCGGTGCCGTCGGCGGCCCGGAAGCCATGGTCGCCGGGCAGGCCGAGCAGGTCGTTGGCCAGGTCGAGTTGTCGTGCCGACGGCTTGCCCCTGGTCAGGTCCAGCTTGAGGTTCTTCTCCAGCAGCGCGGCGTAGTCCTTCTTGGCCGCTTCGAGCCGGGCTGACACGTCGTTGTTCAGGTCAGTGGTCACGGGGACTTCCTTTGGGGCTTGCCGTTGGCGTCACCGGAACGTTATAAGGCGGCCGGATCGGGCCACGAACCGGTGCCCGTTTC
This window contains:
- a CDS encoding DUF695 domain-containing protein translates to MSGNERIAGFWRWWAGRSDRIAAAIGAGTVPECSDEISAQVDALHQDLQWELAPGRRAQHALVVTAGGNPELRPLAERWFRTAPQGDPVWEYRPARAADPQALRHDLASGPHTLGLDQTELAIAIDEDRQLLDVSVHHPLFTDMPEEPRNRVSYLVLDWLLGEDGVERWVGAIESVVERPDDALPAEALPEIVDGLAERNPDGKWAMLEGRGEDGSVLLVTARRPLKWIDYPLFDQHIGVTLGYTEQHPAGLPSPEALTWLREAEDELTGILGDSAVLAAVATVNGQRTFHLYADSQDRTARDRASKWTEATHGARVEVYTDPGWRTVSRFA
- a CDS encoding cyclase family protein, which gives rise to MTAGRPLPTQDEVFGYFGTLSNWGRWGDDDELGTLNHITDDARLAAARAVRHGKSVSCAWEVAVPEEMERSTTTCPCAADMPGAGNMPPPFHNDRRWGFSSERLGISFHGNTITHIDSPCHLYWDGKMYNGRPHDLVDAATGSAWAAVTAAANGIVTRGVLLDIASVRDVPWLEPGQGVFPEDLEEAERRQGVRVGPGDAVLLRTGFGRARHETGATAGFTQAGWHASCLPWLHAREVALIGADTPQDVQPSGYDDVLMPVHAVSLVAMGLWLLDNCDLEACVRTAAELGQWDFHLTVAPVRFAGTSGSPVNPIATF
- a CDS encoding aminotransferase class I/II-fold pyridoxal phosphate-dependent enzyme, whose product is MTTDLNNDVSARLEAAKKDYAALLEKNLKLDLTRGKPSARQLDLANDLLGLPGDHGFRAADGTDCRNYGGGQGLPELRAIFAELLQVPASQLLAQGNSSLELMHDSVVHSLLGVLPGAERRWADEERIAFLCPVPGYDRHFDLCQRFGIEMIPVALTADGPDMAEVERLVSEDAGIKGIWCVPKYSNPDGTTYSDETVRRLAAMTTAAPDFRIFWDNAYAVHHLTDEEVQVADILSACAQAGNPDRVFVFGSTSKVTLAGAGVAFFGSSEANVKWLLGHSGKRSIGPDKINHLRHVLFLRDADGVRAHMRKHREIIQPKFDVVQRVFGKQLDGLATWSQPKGGYFVTLNVPDGCAKDVVAKAKEAGIALTPAGSTHPYKDDPADSVIRIAPTFPDMAELEQAIDGVATCVRLVGYEKLTRNG